From Arcticibacter tournemirensis, one genomic window encodes:
- a CDS encoding outer membrane protein assembly factor BamD, whose translation MFKNKHLITWCLLILLAVVAGCKSKFEKLVQSNDTGKKYQEAIRLYNKKDYSKALILFDGLMQKYRGRSEAEDLSYYFAYTNYQLKDYTTARYQFKVFADTYPNSARAEDCRFMSAYCYYLESPNFSLDQENTARAIESLQLFINLYPKSDRVAEASNLIANLRDKLERKAFANAKLYLDIGAYDVQNYRSAVFAFKNVLRDYPDTKYAEEMEYLTVQAQYLYAENSIEIRQEERYEEVVSLATEFAEDYPSSKYLKEVQNYKKKAEEGISEVQKLLAAQQQPAPKSKDTEKNNETDQENKTSKNE comes from the coding sequence ATGTTTAAAAACAAGCATTTAATAACATGGTGCTTACTTATATTGTTAGCAGTAGTTGCAGGCTGTAAAAGTAAATTCGAAAAACTCGTACAGAGTAACGATACTGGTAAGAAGTATCAGGAAGCAATACGGCTTTACAACAAAAAAGATTATAGCAAGGCGCTGATCCTGTTCGACGGGTTGATGCAAAAATACAGAGGTCGCTCTGAAGCAGAGGATCTTTCTTATTATTTTGCTTACACTAATTATCAGCTAAAAGATTATACAACTGCAAGATATCAGTTTAAGGTTTTTGCTGATACTTATCCTAACAGTGCAAGAGCAGAAGACTGTCGTTTTATGTCTGCTTACTGCTATTATCTTGAATCCCCTAATTTCTCGCTTGACCAGGAAAACACGGCAAGGGCAATAGAATCGCTTCAGCTGTTTATCAATCTTTACCCTAAGAGTGACAGGGTTGCAGAAGCTAGTAATCTGATTGCAAACCTTCGTGACAAACTGGAGAGGAAAGCATTTGCAAATGCAAAGCTTTATCTTGATATTGGAGCTTACGACGTTCAGAATTATCGGTCGGCTGTATTTGCATTTAAAAATGTTCTGAGGGACTATCCGGATACCAAGTACGCTGAAGAGATGGAATATCTTACAGTGCAGGCACAATATCTATATGCCGAAAACAGTATAGAGATACGGCAGGAAGAACGTTACGAAGAAGTTGTGAGCCTCGCTACTGAATTTGCTGAAGATTATCCAAGCAGCAAATACTTAAAAGAGGTTCAGAATTATAAGAAAAAAGCTGAGGAAGGCATTTCAGAAGTACAGAAATTACTGGCAGCACAACAGCAGCCCGCGCCTAAGAGCAAGGACACAGAAAAGAATAACGAAACAGATCAGGAAAATAAAACAAGTAAAAATGAGTAA
- a CDS encoding IS3 family transposase gives MKQQEPAMGIKKLCRLFGKSRHAWYDHQWRYQDIGLKEEIILQHVHQVRESLPRTGTLKLHYMLTPMLAEHDIRIGRDYLFDLMREHGLDIRRRKRRVVTTDSRHWMHKYANLVKELRINRPEQVWVSDITYIRMNSGWGYLSLVTDAYSRKIMGYCFHKDLAAQGCAQALRMALDNRIYQDELIHHSDRGSQYCSKEYVSVLLGSRIAISMTENGDPYENALAERVNGILKEEFNLHHSGLGFDDTKRKIAESIRAYNELRPHASCDYLTPDQAHLRAGVLMKRWKNKKSKKEELALV, from the coding sequence ATGAAACAGCAGGAACCCGCAATGGGAATAAAGAAACTGTGCAGACTGTTTGGCAAGAGCCGCCATGCCTGGTATGACCACCAGTGGCGCTATCAGGATATTGGATTAAAAGAGGAGATCATCCTGCAGCATGTCCATCAGGTCCGTGAGTCCCTGCCGCGGACAGGCACCCTTAAATTACATTACATGCTCACTCCCATGCTGGCTGAGCATGACATCCGAATAGGGCGGGACTATTTATTTGATCTGATGCGGGAGCACGGACTGGATATCCGGCGCAGAAAGCGGCGGGTAGTGACGACCGATTCGCGGCACTGGATGCATAAATATGCCAATTTGGTGAAAGAATTGAGGATTAACCGTCCCGAGCAGGTATGGGTGAGTGACATTACCTATATCCGCATGAACAGCGGATGGGGATATCTCAGCCTGGTGACGGATGCTTATTCCAGGAAGATCATGGGGTACTGCTTTCATAAAGATCTGGCTGCTCAGGGATGTGCACAGGCTCTGAGAATGGCCCTGGACAATCGGATCTATCAGGATGAACTGATCCATCATTCAGATCGGGGATCGCAGTATTGCAGCAAAGAGTATGTATCTGTATTACTGGGCAGCAGGATTGCCATCAGTATGACTGAAAATGGCGATCCCTATGAAAATGCACTGGCTGAACGGGTGAACGGGATCCTCAAAGAAGAATTCAACCTGCACCACTCAGGACTGGGCTTTGATGACACTAAAAGAAAGATCGCCGAAAGCATCCGGGCATATAATGAGTTAAGACCTCATGCCAGTTGTGATTACCTCACTCCAGATCAGGCTCATTTGCGGGCAGGAGTCTTGATGAAACGCTGGAAGAATAAAAAATCAAAAAAGGAGGAACTTGCCCTTGTATAG
- a CDS encoding helix-turn-helix domain-containing protein, producing the protein METRRVKFKSKRAEKNVPFDKRKIKEIVEQIESGIPRREILSEYGMHESTLTNWMTRYGSKDYYAERSRRYSPSEKRSVLRAVESGMSVREACVAFGIKSRTVVDRWVKQQKAENAELSRQIPPVKSKKKQQKEVSAGETKSLKEQLAEAQLKIRALETMIDIAEEQLKIDIRKKSGAKQSPK; encoded by the coding sequence ATGGAAACCAGAAGAGTGAAATTTAAATCAAAGAGAGCGGAAAAGAACGTACCCTTTGACAAGCGTAAAATCAAGGAAATAGTAGAACAGATCGAATCAGGAATTCCCCGTCGGGAGATACTGAGTGAGTACGGGATGCATGAATCGACCTTGACCAATTGGATGACCCGTTATGGATCGAAGGACTATTATGCAGAACGCAGCCGGCGGTATAGCCCCTCAGAGAAGCGATCGGTGCTGCGGGCAGTAGAGTCAGGAATGTCTGTACGGGAAGCATGTGTGGCTTTTGGCATCAAAAGCAGGACAGTAGTAGACCGTTGGGTGAAGCAACAGAAAGCAGAAAATGCCGAACTTAGCCGTCAAATACCACCAGTGAAATCAAAAAAGAAACAACAAAAAGAAGTTTCCGCGGGCGAAACCAAATCGCTGAAGGAACAATTGGCAGAGGCCCAGTTAAAGATCCGGGCGTTGGAGACGATGATCGATATTGCCGAAGAACAGCTCAAAATCGATATCCGAAAAAAGTCTGGAGCCAAACAGTCACCAAAATGA
- a CDS encoding ATP-binding cassette domain-containing protein, whose translation MIEERTIKIFGARQNNLKNISLEIPKNQITIFTGVSGSGKSSLVFETIGAEAQRQINETQNSFVRNRLMHLGVADVDKIEHLNVPVIINQKRLGGNARSTVGTATDIYASLRLLFSRMGRPFVGYSNVFSFNHPQGMCPTCDGLGYINSIDIDKLFDKNKSLNEGAILFPTFQSGGYRWLRYANSGYFDNEKKLKDYTKEEWELLLHAPEHKPPRPTKEWGKTVQYIGVLPRIKNSILKKDSREHTLRRTDLQKIISSGACPDCHGKRLNNKILYCKIVDKDIADCAALPIDDLLIFIQSLSSSLYQTILHELEKKLKNVVTIGLQYLTLDRTTNTLSGGESQRIKMVKHLGNSLENLLYIFDEPSVGLHPKDLDNISQIIKQIKEKGNTVLIVEHDPDLIKIADHIIDMGPLSGIHGGEIVYEGSFENLKTSIGKTGEYFSDKRTFKLHPRKWTEIFEIKNASLYNLNKISVKLPKDILTVITGVAGSGKSTLVGKVLPSQFPEVIIIDQSAIIGNSRANLLTYLDISNEIRDLFATSNKVSNKLFSRNSEGACPFCKGLEIEKIDMAFMDDVEEPCEACHGSGFRNDVLQYSYQKKNIVQVMNMTVEEAAVFFMNQVFSHHFNLLIELGLGYVTLGQRLSTFSGGERQRLKLTIELNGKGKVLILDEPTTGLHPADTKRLMAILNRMVESGNTLIVIEHNLDIISQADWVIDIGPGPGKYGGQLVFEGTVKRLMEDKVSATAKYLRRHVHGISQ comes from the coding sequence ATGATTGAAGAGAGAACAATTAAAATATTTGGCGCCCGTCAAAACAACCTGAAAAACATTTCTTTGGAAATTCCTAAGAATCAGATAACCATTTTCACAGGGGTGTCAGGTTCGGGGAAGTCATCGCTGGTTTTTGAAACCATTGGAGCAGAAGCTCAACGCCAAATAAATGAAACCCAGAATAGCTTCGTCCGAAATCGATTAATGCATCTCGGTGTAGCAGATGTCGATAAAATAGAACACCTAAATGTTCCGGTTATTATAAACCAAAAGCGATTAGGCGGAAACGCACGCTCTACCGTAGGAACAGCGACCGACATCTATGCTTCGTTGAGACTGTTGTTTTCCAGAATGGGAAGGCCATTTGTGGGCTACTCTAACGTTTTCTCATTCAATCACCCGCAGGGAATGTGCCCAACGTGCGACGGACTGGGCTATATCAACAGCATAGATATCGACAAGCTCTTCGATAAAAATAAGTCTTTAAATGAAGGAGCTATCCTCTTCCCCACATTTCAATCAGGGGGGTATCGTTGGCTGAGATATGCCAATTCGGGATATTTTGACAACGAAAAAAAGCTAAAGGATTACACAAAGGAAGAATGGGAACTACTACTCCATGCCCCAGAGCACAAACCGCCGCGTCCCACGAAGGAATGGGGGAAGACCGTGCAGTATATAGGCGTGCTGCCCCGGATAAAAAACAGTATTTTAAAGAAGGACTCAAGAGAGCACACGCTAAGAAGAACCGATCTCCAAAAAATCATTTCTTCTGGCGCATGTCCCGATTGCCATGGAAAAAGATTGAACAACAAAATACTATACTGTAAGATTGTTGATAAGGACATTGCCGATTGCGCCGCCCTCCCTATAGATGATTTGTTAATATTTATACAATCATTGTCGTCCAGCCTTTATCAAACAATACTCCATGAGCTTGAAAAAAAGCTCAAGAATGTCGTTACGATAGGACTTCAGTACCTAACCTTAGACAGAACAACCAACACATTATCGGGAGGCGAATCGCAACGCATTAAGATGGTCAAACATCTTGGAAACAGTCTGGAAAACCTGTTATACATCTTTGACGAACCTAGTGTGGGCCTTCATCCTAAAGATCTCGACAATATTTCTCAAATTATTAAACAAATAAAAGAAAAAGGGAACACCGTTTTGATCGTCGAGCATGATCCTGATCTGATAAAAATTGCCGATCATATTATTGATATGGGCCCCCTGTCGGGAATCCATGGTGGGGAAATAGTATATGAAGGTTCATTTGAAAACTTAAAAACATCAATTGGTAAAACCGGCGAGTACTTCTCTGATAAAAGAACTTTTAAACTGCATCCCCGCAAATGGACTGAAATCTTTGAGATTAAGAACGCTAGTTTATATAATCTTAACAAGATTTCCGTTAAACTGCCAAAAGATATACTGACGGTTATCACCGGTGTAGCAGGGTCGGGTAAAAGCACCTTGGTCGGCAAGGTTCTCCCCTCTCAGTTTCCTGAAGTTATTATTATAGATCAGTCAGCTATTATTGGCAATTCAAGGGCTAACTTACTAACCTATCTGGATATTTCTAATGAAATAAGGGACCTATTTGCGACCTCCAACAAAGTAAGCAACAAGCTTTTTAGTCGCAATAGCGAGGGGGCCTGTCCCTTTTGCAAAGGATTAGAAATAGAAAAAATCGACATGGCGTTTATGGACGACGTAGAGGAACCCTGTGAAGCATGTCATGGAAGCGGATTTCGTAATGACGTTCTGCAGTACAGCTATCAAAAGAAAAACATTGTGCAGGTTATGAATATGACTGTAGAGGAAGCAGCGGTCTTTTTTATGAATCAGGTTTTCTCTCATCATTTCAACCTGCTGATTGAGTTAGGACTAGGCTATGTAACACTTGGACAACGGTTGAGCACTTTCTCAGGAGGTGAGAGACAGCGGTTAAAATTAACAATAGAACTGAACGGGAAAGGTAAGGTCCTTATATTAGACGAGCCAACTACGGGCCTGCATCCTGCTGATACAAAGAGACTCATGGCGATACTTAACCGAATGGTGGAAAGTGGGAACACTCTGATTGTGATTGAACACAATCTCGATATTATTTCACAGGCCGACTGGGTGATAGATATCGGGCCCGGTCCAGGTAAATATGGCGGACAACTGGTATTTGAAGGAACCGTTAAAAGATTAATGGAAGATAAAGTGTCTGCAACTGCCAAATATCTGAGGAGGCATGTTCATGGAATCTCGCAATAG
- the fabF gene encoding beta-ketoacyl-ACP synthase II produces the protein MTNRVVVTGIGALTPLGNNVKDFWSGVKSGKSGAAPITRFDASLFRTKFACELKNFDPTLFLDRAEVKRMDPFTQYAIVASDEAIADSGFNVNEMDPFDVGVIWGSGQGGMQTFEEQVAEYALGNGQPRFSPFFVPKLIANMASGMISIRNGYMGINYTTVSACATSNSAIMDAFNYIRTGQAKIIVTGGSEAPITAASIGGFCAMKAMSVRNDDPAVASRPFDVARDGFVMGEGAGALVLEDYDHAKSRGAHIYAEITGAAMTADAYHMTATHPEGLGAKRAMEIALKTSGMNFQDLDYLNAHATSTPVGDLSEIKAIISLTKNEKNKVQVSATKSMTGHLMGAAGGIEALICILAIRDRVIPPTINTTEVDPDIPQSVNLVLKEAIDFPVKAAMSNTFGFGGHNSIVVFRELA, from the coding sequence ATGACCAATCGCGTTGTAGTAACAGGCATAGGTGCTCTGACACCCTTAGGAAATAATGTAAAGGATTTTTGGAGCGGTGTTAAGAGCGGAAAAAGCGGAGCCGCACCGATTACCAGATTTGATGCATCGCTATTCCGGACAAAGTTTGCGTGCGAACTGAAAAATTTTGATCCTACACTTTTCCTGGATCGGGCGGAAGTTAAACGAATGGATCCATTCACTCAATATGCCATTGTCGCATCAGATGAAGCCATAGCGGATTCTGGTTTCAATGTGAATGAGATGGATCCGTTTGATGTAGGGGTGATCTGGGGCTCGGGACAGGGCGGAATGCAGACCTTTGAAGAGCAGGTCGCCGAATATGCTCTTGGTAACGGACAACCACGATTTAGTCCCTTTTTCGTGCCGAAACTCATTGCAAACATGGCCTCAGGTATGATCTCAATCCGTAACGGTTATATGGGAATCAATTATACAACCGTTTCGGCTTGCGCCACCTCGAATAGTGCAATTATGGACGCCTTCAACTATATCCGCACAGGGCAGGCCAAGATTATAGTAACCGGCGGATCTGAAGCGCCCATTACAGCGGCATCGATTGGCGGATTCTGTGCGATGAAGGCCATGTCTGTAAGGAATGATGATCCTGCAGTGGCTTCCCGTCCCTTTGATGTAGCCCGAGATGGCTTCGTTATGGGAGAAGGTGCAGGTGCATTGGTGTTGGAAGATTACGATCATGCGAAAAGCAGGGGCGCACATATCTATGCAGAGATCACCGGTGCAGCAATGACCGCAGATGCTTACCATATGACGGCTACACATCCCGAGGGACTGGGTGCAAAGCGGGCCATGGAAATTGCATTGAAAACTTCAGGAATGAACTTTCAGGATCTCGATTATCTGAATGCACATGCGACATCGACACCTGTGGGCGACCTTTCGGAAATCAAAGCGATTATAAGCCTCACAAAAAATGAAAAGAATAAAGTGCAGGTCAGCGCAACGAAATCAATGACGGGGCATCTTATGGGGGCAGCCGGAGGAATTGAAGCACTCATTTGTATCCTGGCTATCCGCGACAGGGTAATCCCTCCAACGATTAATACAACAGAAGTGGATCCGGACATTCCGCAAAGCGTGAATCTGGTTTTAAAGGAAGCTATAGATTTTCCCGTGAAGGCAGCGATGAGTAATACCTTCGGGTTTGGGGGGCATAATAGCATTGTGGTTTTCCGGGAGCTTGCCTGA
- a CDS encoding TetR/AcrR family transcriptional regulator translates to MAEKLSKAERTRQFIIQTTAGIFNTKGYAGTSLTDLTEATGLTKGSIYGNFENKDEVALAAFDFNLDQVKTLVDQNMAKASSCYEKLMAFVNVYDKINRSGSPRGGCPVLNTAVEADDTHALLKNKAAIAINQWRSRIAELLRTGIENGEFHPETNVHQLSISIVALIEGGIMITKVTDDNSNFEHITRTVQLILSQIQINKA, encoded by the coding sequence ATGGCAGAAAAACTTTCGAAAGCAGAACGTACCCGTCAATTCATTATCCAAACGACAGCCGGTATCTTCAATACGAAAGGATACGCGGGCACCTCTCTGACCGATCTTACTGAGGCCACAGGGTTAACAAAAGGTAGTATTTACGGAAACTTCGAGAACAAGGACGAGGTTGCATTAGCAGCTTTTGATTTTAATCTTGATCAGGTGAAGACGCTGGTTGATCAGAATATGGCGAAAGCAAGCTCCTGCTATGAAAAGTTAATGGCCTTTGTAAATGTTTACGACAAAATCAACAGGAGTGGTTCTCCCAGGGGCGGTTGTCCTGTACTGAACACAGCTGTCGAAGCCGACGACACTCATGCACTATTAAAAAACAAAGCTGCAATTGCTATAAATCAGTGGAGATCCAGGATAGCTGAGCTGCTGCGCACAGGCATTGAGAATGGCGAATTCCACCCGGAAACCAACGTACATCAACTTTCCATATCGATTGTCGCTCTAATAGAGGGAGGTATTATGATTACGAAGGTAACTGATGATAACAGCAATTTTGAGCATATTACCCGCACCGTGCAGCTGATCCTTTCCCAGATTCAAATTAACAAAGCATAA
- a CDS encoding manganese catalase family protein, translating to MFHHSKDLQFNARVSKPDPAFANILLEQFGGENGELAAAMQYFTQAFGAKQPHPDKYDMLMDIATEEFSHLEIVGATIQMLLKGVNGELKDAADQSEIMQVLDGKAAKENIIHAALTANPQFPIITGGGPTLRNSQGIPWCASYIHSNGDLTVDLRSNLASESRAKLVYEHLMKFTDDPYVKETLSFLMTREVAHYKMFEAALATIQPNFPPGVLQADPRFTQQYFNLSPEKSPRGPWNDGEMPDMGKDWEYIADPVAHVKDTKGLTETEDNKKSELAKTEKLNEQLSEERSAEVRNAEPKGTAQWSDYSKSKK from the coding sequence ATGTTTCATCACTCAAAAGACCTGCAGTTTAATGCCCGGGTATCAAAACCTGATCCGGCATTTGCGAATATCCTACTAGAACAGTTTGGAGGAGAAAATGGCGAACTTGCTGCCGCAATGCAGTATTTCACGCAAGCCTTCGGCGCTAAGCAGCCTCATCCGGACAAGTACGACATGCTTATGGATATTGCCACAGAAGAATTTTCACACCTGGAGATCGTTGGTGCCACAATCCAGATGCTACTAAAAGGCGTAAACGGAGAGCTTAAAGATGCTGCAGACCAAAGTGAGATCATGCAGGTATTGGACGGAAAAGCAGCTAAAGAGAACATCATTCATGCTGCTCTGACCGCTAATCCTCAGTTCCCGATTATTACCGGAGGCGGTCCAACCCTAAGAAACAGCCAGGGTATTCCATGGTGCGCTTCCTACATCCACTCAAATGGTGATCTTACTGTCGACCTGCGAAGTAACCTTGCATCGGAGTCGAGAGCTAAGTTAGTATACGAGCACCTGATGAAATTTACGGATGACCCATATGTAAAAGAAACGCTATCTTTTCTGATGACCCGTGAAGTTGCTCATTATAAAATGTTCGAAGCAGCATTAGCAACCATCCAGCCCAACTTCCCTCCGGGCGTATTACAGGCAGACCCTCGTTTTACGCAACAATATTTCAACCTCTCTCCGGAAAAAAGTCCAAGAGGCCCATGGAATGACGGAGAAATGCCGGATATGGGAAAAGATTGGGAATATATTGCTGATCCGGTGGCGCACGTGAAGGATACTAAGGGGCTAACTGAAACTGAAGACAACAAGAAAAGCGAGCTTGCAAAAACTGAAAAACTAAACGAACAGCTGAGTGAGGAACGAAGTGCTGAAGTTAGGAACGCTGAACCCAAAGGCACTGCACAGTGGAGCGATTATTCCAAAAGCAAAAAGTAA
- a CDS encoding pyridoxal phosphate-dependent aminotransferase: MPKISKKGNGMPASPIRKLTPYAEQAKHEGKKVYHLNIGQPDIDTPQVMMDAIRSVDFDVWAYTQSEGTESYRTKLAEYYNRAGYNVDAGDILVTSGASEAIVIAMQSCLDPGDEVIIPEPFYANYSAFAWMSSAVIKPVLSFIETGFALPPVSEFEKLITAKTKAIFICNPNNPSGYLYSYEELVELKKLCLKYDLYLFADEAYREFCYDGNKFYSPMHLEGLDDHVIVFDSISKRYSACGARIGCFVTKNKRVLSTALKFAQARLSPGMVDQIAAEAGTDTPESYFEVVNKEYTERRDLLVQALNKMEGVFCPNPKGAFYVVARLPVDDTEKFCQWVLEKFSYDNETVMMAPAAGFYCTEGAGRDEVRLAYVLNKEDLAKAMICLEKALIEYPGRVVKGETETLKEEVRI, encoded by the coding sequence ATGCCAAAGATTTCAAAGAAGGGGAATGGGATGCCGGCTTCTCCAATTCGTAAGCTTACACCTTACGCAGAACAGGCAAAACACGAAGGAAAGAAGGTTTATCATCTGAATATCGGCCAGCCCGATATCGATACACCCCAGGTAATGATGGATGCCATCCGCTCTGTAGACTTCGATGTATGGGCTTATACCCAGTCAGAAGGAACAGAATCTTACCGTACCAAACTTGCAGAATACTATAATCGCGCCGGGTATAACGTTGATGCCGGAGACATCCTGGTAACCAGCGGGGCTTCGGAAGCGATAGTTATTGCAATGCAATCGTGCTTAGATCCGGGAGACGAGGTAATCATTCCAGAGCCTTTCTATGCCAATTACAGCGCTTTTGCCTGGATGAGCAGCGCCGTGATCAAACCCGTGCTTTCGTTTATAGAAACAGGATTTGCGCTTCCACCCGTAAGCGAGTTTGAAAAGCTCATCACCGCGAAGACAAAAGCTATATTTATTTGTAATCCCAATAATCCTTCGGGCTACCTTTACTCCTACGAAGAACTTGTAGAATTAAAGAAACTATGCCTCAAGTATGATCTTTATCTGTTCGCAGATGAGGCCTACCGTGAGTTTTGCTACGACGGCAATAAGTTCTATTCGCCGATGCATCTTGAAGGTCTGGACGACCACGTTATTGTTTTCGATAGTATTTCGAAGCGTTACAGCGCCTGCGGAGCACGTATTGGTTGTTTTGTAACGAAGAACAAGCGGGTGCTTTCCACCGCACTGAAATTTGCGCAGGCAAGACTTAGTCCGGGTATGGTGGATCAAATTGCCGCAGAAGCAGGAACGGATACGCCTGAATCGTACTTCGAAGTAGTAAATAAGGAGTATACAGAAAGGCGCGACCTCCTCGTACAGGCTCTTAATAAGATGGAAGGGGTATTCTGTCCCAATCCGAAAGGCGCTTTTTACGTAGTCGCCCGCCTGCCGGTGGATGACACCGAAAAGTTCTGCCAGTGGGTACTTGAAAAGTTCTCTTATGACAATGAGACAGTAATGATGGCTCCTGCGGCAGGTTTTTACTGTACGGAGGGTGCTGGAAGAGATGAAGTACGTTTGGCATATGTTTTGAACAAGGAGGATTTAGCGAAGGCAATGATTTGCCTGGAGAAAGCGTTAATAGAATATCCCGGACGAGTTGTAAAGGGAGAAACTGAAACACTGAAAGAAGAAGTGAGAATATAA
- a CDS encoding DUF1573 domain-containing protein — MKRFIALCTLIMGFVVMTALRADQQPEFKFEKETNDFGKIAQGKPVTYEFKFNNTGDLPLIISTVESSCGCTVPKYTSTPIKKGEAGTITVTFNAAAPGSFNKVLTIKSNAKTPVKYLYIKGEVVPESK; from the coding sequence ATGAAAAGATTCATAGCCTTATGTACGCTGATTATGGGATTTGTTGTGATGACAGCTTTACGCGCAGACCAGCAGCCCGAATTCAAATTCGAAAAGGAAACGAATGATTTTGGTAAAATAGCACAGGGGAAGCCTGTTACATACGAATTCAAATTCAATAACACCGGCGATCTGCCGCTGATCATTAGCACGGTAGAATCAAGCTGTGGCTGTACAGTGCCTAAATATACCAGCACTCCAATTAAAAAAGGAGAAGCGGGTACAATCACTGTAACTTTCAATGCAGCGGCCCCTGGTTCGTTTAACAAGGTGCTTACCATTAAATCAAATGCGAAGACCCCGGTTAAATATTTATACATCAAAGGAGAGGTAGTACCGGAGTCGAAATAA